In Oryza brachyantha chromosome 2, ObraRS2, whole genome shotgun sequence, a single window of DNA contains:
- the LOC102723024 gene encoding remorin-like isoform X2, translating to MAGEAVNKAEAEAEARAPSAPEAAKSGAAEEEKAVILAPSPASKTEDAEPPADDSKALVVFVEKVVDKPHAEKAPPTSNDRAVALAKVETDKRESLIKAWEDNEKAKAENRASKKLLDIISWENTKKAVIKTQLRKKEEELERKKAEYGEKAKNKEAIVHREAEEKRAMVMARRGEEVIKAEEMAAKYRATGVTPKKNLGCFGA from the exons ATGGCCGGGGAGGCAGTCAACAAGGCAGAGGcagaggcggaggcgagggcgcCCTCTGCACCGGAGGCAGCGaagagcggcgcggcggaggaggagaaggccgTCATCCTGGCGCCATCACCGGCCTCCAAGACTGAGGACGCGGAGCCGCCGGCCGATGACTCCAAGGCtctcgtcgtcttcgtcgagA AGGTTGTTGATAAACCTCATGCTGAGAAGGCACCACCAACCTCAAATGACAGAG CCGTTGCCCTTGCAAAGGTGGAAACAGACAAAAGAGAATCGTTAATCAAAGCATGGGAAGACAACGAAAAGGCAAAAGCTGAGAACAG GGCCTCTAAGAAGCTATTGGATATTATTTCATGGGAGAACACTAAGAAGGCAGTAATAAAAACTCAACTGAGAAAGAAGGAA GAAGAGTTGGAAAGGAAGAAGGCGGAATACGGTGAGAAGGCGAAGAACAAGGAAGCAATCGTCCACAGGGAAGCTGAAGAGAAGAGAGCAATGGTGATGGCCCGGCGCGGTGAAGAAGTGATCAAGGCCGAGGAGATGGCGGCTAAGTACCGTGCAACCGGAGTGACACCGAAGAAAAATCTTGGATGTTTTGGGGCATAA
- the LOC102723024 gene encoding remorin-like isoform X1, protein MAGEAVNKAEAEAEARAPSAPEAAKSGAAEEEKAVILAPSPASKTEDAEPPADDSKALVVFVEKVVDKPHAEKAPPTSNDRAVALAKVETDKRESLIKAWEDNEKAKAENRASKKLLDIISWENTKKAVIKTQLRKKENPSVSVQEELERKKAEYGEKAKNKEAIVHREAEEKRAMVMARRGEEVIKAEEMAAKYRATGVTPKKNLGCFGA, encoded by the exons ATGGCCGGGGAGGCAGTCAACAAGGCAGAGGcagaggcggaggcgagggcgcCCTCTGCACCGGAGGCAGCGaagagcggcgcggcggaggaggagaaggccgTCATCCTGGCGCCATCACCGGCCTCCAAGACTGAGGACGCGGAGCCGCCGGCCGATGACTCCAAGGCtctcgtcgtcttcgtcgagA AGGTTGTTGATAAACCTCATGCTGAGAAGGCACCACCAACCTCAAATGACAGAG CCGTTGCCCTTGCAAAGGTGGAAACAGACAAAAGAGAATCGTTAATCAAAGCATGGGAAGACAACGAAAAGGCAAAAGCTGAGAACAG GGCCTCTAAGAAGCTATTGGATATTATTTCATGGGAGAACACTAAGAAGGCAGTAATAAAAACTCAACTGAGAAAGAAGGAA AATCCATCTGTGAGTGTTCAGGAAGAGTTGGAAAGGAAGAAGGCGGAATACGGTGAGAAGGCGAAGAACAAGGAAGCAATCGTCCACAGGGAAGCTGAAGAGAAGAGAGCAATGGTGATGGCCCGGCGCGGTGAAGAAGTGATCAAGGCCGAGGAGATGGCGGCTAAGTACCGTGCAACCGGAGTGACACCGAAGAAAAATCTTGGATGTTTTGGGGCATAA